GCAAGGGCGTTTTTTTATTGCGAAAAAGAGTTAGAATTTCGCTTCTGCGGCGCATTGTGGTAAAATGAAAAAATATTAGGGTAAAGGAAGTGGAGTCATTGGCAACGAACTGGCATGTCATCAGCGCCTTCGCCATTTATTTGGGCGTTATGGTCTATATCGGCGTGTACTATTACCGCCGTTCAAACCAGCTGAGTGATTATATTTTGGGTGGGCGGAGCTTGGGCCCGTGGATTACCAGCATGGGTGCGGAAGCATCCGATATGAGCGGTTGGATGCTGATGGGACTGCCGGGGCTTGCGTATTTGTCGGGGCTGCCCGCGATGTGGATCGCCGTCGGTCTGGCGCTCGGCACATGGGCGAACTGGGTGTTTATCTCGAAGCGCTTGCGTAACTATACCGAAATTGCCAATGACAGCTTGACGATTCCCGACTTCTTGAATAATCGCTTTCATGATCACAGCAACATGCTGAACCTGGTTTCGGCGATTTTTACCTTTATTTTCTTTTTAATTTATACGTCGTCCGGTTTTGTCGCCGGCGGCAAATTGTTTGAAACGGTGTTCGGACTGCCGTATGTCTGGTCGTTGTTGATTACCGCGGGAGTGGTTATTTCCTATACGTTTCTAGGCGGCTTCATGGCGGTCAGCTGGACCGATTTCATTCAAGGGATCATGATGTTCTTCGCCATTCTCCTGGTGCCGATGACGGGGATGTTCGCACTGGGGGGCTTCGAAGAGACCATGGCTCGTTTGCAGGCGACGGTGCCCGGCCATTTTGCTCTTTTTGATCCGGCGATCGGTACGGGCGCGACGATCATCATGCTGATTTCATCGCTGGGCTGGGGACTCGGATACTTTGGCCAACCGCACATCCTGGTGCGTTTTATGGCGATTCAGAATGCGGACGAATTGCATAAAGCTACCCGCATTGCCATGACTTGGGTCATTATTTCGCTTGCGGCGGCAGTCTCGGTCGGTTTTGTCGGTCGCGTTTACTGGCCGACGCTCTTGGAAGGCGCGGATGCGGAACGTATTTTCCTGCTGATGAGTAGCTCGTTGTTCACTCCCTTCGTCGGCGGTTTTATTTTGTCGGCGGTTTTGGCGGCGATTATGAGCACATCCTCGGCGCAGCTTTTAGTGACGTCGGCGACGATCTCGAAAGATCTTTATAAAAACTTCGTGCATCGCGGCGCCGGTGAGCGTGAATTGGTCTATGTCAGTCGAGTGACGGTACTGTTGGTGGCTGCTTGCGCGATTTTGCTCGCGCTCAATCCGAACAGCTACATTTTGAATATCGTTGCCTATGCCTGGGCGGGTTTCGGTTCCGTTTTCGGACCGGTGGTGTTGTTGGCGCTCTTTTGGCGGAGGATGACGCGCAACGGCGCGTTGGCCGGCATGCTTGTCGGCGGTATTACCGTACTCGTGTGGAAACAATTTGAGTGGTTCGGTTTATATGAAATCGTTCCGGGCTTCTTATTCGCGTCGCTGGCGATTATCGTGGTGAGCTTGTTGGATGCGCCGCCGCATAAAGGGATCACGGATGATTTTGATGAAGCCAATCGTCGCCATATTCTCGGCTGACTGGTTTTTTTCGTCGCATTCTCTTATACTGTAAGTAAAGGGGAGGGGAGCGTATGGAAACGATCGATTGGAGCAAATTGACGCCGGAAGAACGTGTCGAGCAGTACGCTATTGAAAATTATAAGCACGGCTTAAACTGCGCGGAATGTGTGCTTTCTGCATTGCAGCGCGAGGGAGCACTGGATATCCCCAAAGAAGCAGTCGGTATGGGGGTCGGTTTTGGTGGCGGAATCGGTCTTTCGGGATTAACTTGCGGTGCGCTATCGGCCGCCGTCTTGGCGAACGGCCTACGTTACGGTCGTAAGGATCCGTATACCGTTCCGGCAGAGGAACGGGGTAAGGAAGTCGCCGGTAAATACTACCGACGGTACCATGCGCTCGTGCGCGAGTTTGTCGCGGAAAACGGTTCACCAACTTGCGCCGAAATTTCGGCACCGCACGGTGCATGGGAATCACGGGAACGTCGTATTCATTGCTTGCAACTGATCGGCCGTGCCGCACGACTTGCCTATCGGTACTTGCAGATGCCGCAGGACGAAGCATTTGCACTGCCGTACGAAGGCAAGACAATGAAGCAGTTCGACGGCGCGAAACCGGAAACATTACCGTATCCCACACCGCATTTAGTGATCAGGAAATAAATAATGAAATTCTAATCTGAGCACAGAAATGTCACTTTGGCAATAAAAAAGGACACAGCGCATCGGCTCTGTGTCTTTTTTTGCGGAGGGGTTTTAAACACCCGGTAACGTGTGATAGATAAATGCGATAAACAGGAGCTTTATGAATAAAAATTATTGACATGTTCGATTTGCAATGATATACTATTTGAGTGTCTGTGATGAAGTAAGTTTTATTACTTGCGCACTAAACAACGGAAAGGATGAGACAGATGAGCTTGGAAGAATTGGCCCAACAGCCGTTTGCTGTCGGGGCGAAGGAAGCCGGCCGTGCTGTCCGCGACGGTCGCGCCAAAGAAGTGTGGCTAGCCCGTGATGCACAAGAGCGGATTACCCAACCCTTGCTGCTTTTGTGTCAGGAACAGGGCGTGCCGGTAGTCGCGACATACAGTCGCGCCGAACTTGGCGAGGCGTGTAAGTTGCCGGTTAAGGCGGCGGCAGTCGCAGTCCTTTGCAGCTAGTCTGATTTTGGTAATATTTTTTGCCGTCATCCGGCGGCGGGAAATCAATTATAAATCTTCATGATTGAGAAAGGAGGGAATTCCATGCCGACAATTAACCAGTTGGTTCGCAAAGGTCGTGAGACTTTGCAGGAAAAATCCAAAACTCCGGCGCTGAAAAACAGCCCGCAAAAACGTGGTGTTTGCACTCGTGTGTACACAGCTACACCGAAGAAGCCGAACTCCGCGTTGCGTAAAGTAGCACGTGTACGTTTGACAAATGGCATCGAAGTATCCGCTTACATCCCGGGGATCGGTCACAACTTGCAGGAACACAGCGTTGTCTTGATCCGCGGCGGTCGTGTCAAGGACTTGCCGGGTGTTCGTTATCATATTGTTCGCGGTGCTCTGGACACAGCAGGTGTACAGGGACGTATGCAATCGCGCTCGAAATATGGCGCTAAATCCGCTCAGAAATAATAAGATAACAAATACCATTATATAAGGAGGAACTGACATGCCGAGAAAAGGCCCAGTAACGAAACGTGACGTTCTGCCGGATCCCGTGTATGGATCTAAAGTAGTTACACGTTTCATCAATAAAGTAATGCTGGATGGCAAAAAAGGCATTGCGGAAAGCATTGTCTATGATGCATTCGATATTATTCGTTCAAAAACGGGCAAAGACCCGTTGGAAGTTTTTGAACAGGCGTTGGAAAATGTTATGCCTGTCTTGGAAGTACGTGCTCGCCGCGTCGGCGGTGCGAACTACCAGGTGCCGGTTGAAGTCCGTTCGGATCGCCGCTTAACTTTGGGCATCCGCTGGATGGTCGGCTATGCTCGCCAGCGCAGCGAACGCACGATGCGTGAACGCGTTGCCGGCGAATTGATGGATGCGGCCAACAACACGGGCGCAGCCATTAAGAAGAAAGAAGATACACATAAGATGGCGGAAGCAAACAAAGCGTTTGCCCACTATCGTTGGTAATTACGAAAGGAATCTATCGTGGCTAGAGAATTTACGTTACAAAATACTCGCAACATCGGCATCATGGCACACATTGATGCCGGCAAGACCACGACCACGGAACGTATTCTGTTTTACACGGGACGCGTGCACAAAATCGGTGAAACACACGAAGGTGCCGCTACCATGGACTGGATGGACCAGGAACAGGAACGCGGGATTACGATCACGTCCGCGGCGACGACTTGCCACTGGAAAGGCAATCGTATCAATATTATCGACACGCCCGGTCACGTGGATTTTACGGTCGAAGTTGAGCGCTCCTTGCGCGTGCTCGACGGCGCGGTCGCGGTGTTTGACGCGAAAAGCGGTGTAGAACCGCAATCGGAAACGGTTTGGCGTCAGGCAGATCACTACGGTGTACCGCGTATCGCATTCATCAACAAGATGGATACGACGGGTGCGGATTTCTACGCAGCCGTTGAATCGATGAAAGAGCGCTTAGGCGCTAACGCTGTGCCGATCTCATTGCCGATCGGTGCGGAACAGGATTTTGAAGGCATCATCGACTTGATCAAGATGAAAGCTTGCCATTATGAAGGCGATCACGGTATCGATATCGTCGAAAGCGAAATCCCGGCGGATATGTTGGATAAAGCTAAAGAATATCGCGCGAAGCTGATTGAAGCGGTAGCGGAAACCGATGACGAACTTATGATGAAATACTTGGAAGGCGAAGAGCTCACTACCGAAGAAATTCAGGCGGGCATTCGTAAAGCGACGATTGCCACCACAATGAACCCGGTAGCCTGCGGTTCCGCTTACAAGAACAAAGGTGTTCAGGAATTATTGGATGCCGTAGTCGCGTACATGCCGGCTCCGACGGATGTACCGGCGATCAAAGGCGTCAACCCGGATACGGGAGAAGCGGACAGCCGTCCTTCAGACGACAACGCACCGTTCTCGGCCTTGGCGTTTAAGATCATGACCGACCCCTATGTCGGTAAACTTTCCTTCTTCCGCGTGTACTCCGGTACGCTCGAAGCGGGCTCGTACGTTTACAACTCGACGAAGGGTAAACGCGAACGTGTCGGCCGTATCTTGATGATGCACGCCAACCATCGTAGCGAAATTGACAAAGTATACAGCGGCGATATTGCGGCGGCCATCGGTTTCAAGGATGTCACCACCGGCGATTCGCTCTGTGATGAAAAGAACCCGATCATTTTGGAAAAAATGGAATTCCCGGATCCGGTTATCTCCGTTGCGGTAGAACCGAAGACGAAAGCCGACCAGGAAAAAATGGGGATTGCACTGCAGAAACTGGCGGAAGAAGATCCGACGTTCAAGGTTCATACCGATGCCGAGACCGGTCAGACGATCATTGCCGGCATGGGCGAACTTCACTTGGACGTATTGGTTACCCGTATGTCGCGCGAATTTAAAGTCGAAAGCAACATCGGTAAACCGCAGGTTGCTTACCGTGAAACGATCCGCAAAGAAGTCGAGTCGGAAGGTAAGTTTGTACGTCAGTCCGGCGGTCGCGGTCAGTATGGTCACTGCTGGTTGAAACTCGAACCGATGGAACCGGGCTCCGGTTTCACCTTCGAAAACAAAATCGTCGGCGGTGTCATTCCGAAGGAATACATTGGACCGGTACAGGCCGGTGTCGAAGAAGCGATGCAGACCGGCGTTGTTGCCGGTTACCCGATGGTAGACATCAAAGTTACCGTTTTCGACGGTTCGTACCATGATGTCGACTCCTCGGAAATGGCCTTTAAGATTGCCGGTTCCATGGGCTTCAAAGCCGGTGCGCAGAAAGCGCAGCCGGTGCTCCTCGAGCCGTACATGCGTGTCGACGTTGTCGTACCGGATGAATACATGGGCGACGTTATCGGTGACTTGAACTCCCGCCGCGGTAAAGTGGAAGGCATGGAACCGCGCCGCGGTGCGACAAACATCAAATCGTTCGTACCGTTGTCCGAAATGTTCGGTTACGCGACCGACTTGCGTTCGAAGACGCAGGGCCGCGGTAACTACACCATGACGTTTGATCATTACGAAGAAGTGCCGAAAGCGGTCGCGGAAGAAATCGTCGCGCAGCGCAGCGGCAAAAAAGCATAATCATCATCTATTAGGAGGAAATTCAAATGGCAAAAGCACATTTTGAACGCAGCAAACCGCACGTTAATATTGGTACCATCGGTCACGTTGACCATGGTAAAACGA
This window of the Negativicoccus succinicivorans genome carries:
- the putP gene encoding sodium/proline symporter PutP, whose translation is MVYIGVYYYRRSNQLSDYILGGRSLGPWITSMGAEASDMSGWMLMGLPGLAYLSGLPAMWIAVGLALGTWANWVFISKRLRNYTEIANDSLTIPDFLNNRFHDHSNMLNLVSAIFTFIFFLIYTSSGFVAGGKLFETVFGLPYVWSLLITAGVVISYTFLGGFMAVSWTDFIQGIMMFFAILLVPMTGMFALGGFEETMARLQATVPGHFALFDPAIGTGATIIMLISSLGWGLGYFGQPHILVRFMAIQNADELHKATRIAMTWVIISLAAAVSVGFVGRVYWPTLLEGADAERIFLLMSSSLFTPFVGGFILSAVLAAIMSTSSAQLLVTSATISKDLYKNFVHRGAGERELVYVSRVTVLLVAACAILLALNPNSYILNIVAYAWAGFGSVFGPVVLLALFWRRMTRNGALAGMLVGGITVLVWKQFEWFGLYEIVPGFLFASLAIIVVSLLDAPPHKGITDDFDEANRRHILG
- a CDS encoding C-GCAxxG-C-C family protein, with product METIDWSKLTPEERVEQYAIENYKHGLNCAECVLSALQREGALDIPKEAVGMGVGFGGGIGLSGLTCGALSAAVLANGLRYGRKDPYTVPAEERGKEVAGKYYRRYHALVREFVAENGSPTCAEISAPHGAWESRERRIHCLQLIGRAARLAYRYLQMPQDEAFALPYEGKTMKQFDGAKPETLPYPTPHLVIRK
- a CDS encoding L7Ae/L30e/S12e/Gadd45 family ribosomal protein, producing MSLEELAQQPFAVGAKEAGRAVRDGRAKEVWLARDAQERITQPLLLLCQEQGVPVVATYSRAELGEACKLPVKAAAVAVLCS
- the rpsL gene encoding 30S ribosomal protein S12 — its product is MPTINQLVRKGRETLQEKSKTPALKNSPQKRGVCTRVYTATPKKPNSALRKVARVRLTNGIEVSAYIPGIGHNLQEHSVVLIRGGRVKDLPGVRYHIVRGALDTAGVQGRMQSRSKYGAKSAQK
- the rpsG gene encoding 30S ribosomal protein S7; translated protein: MPRKGPVTKRDVLPDPVYGSKVVTRFINKVMLDGKKGIAESIVYDAFDIIRSKTGKDPLEVFEQALENVMPVLEVRARRVGGANYQVPVEVRSDRRLTLGIRWMVGYARQRSERTMRERVAGELMDAANNTGAAIKKKEDTHKMAEANKAFAHYRW
- the fusA gene encoding elongation factor G, encoding MAREFTLQNTRNIGIMAHIDAGKTTTTERILFYTGRVHKIGETHEGAATMDWMDQEQERGITITSAATTCHWKGNRINIIDTPGHVDFTVEVERSLRVLDGAVAVFDAKSGVEPQSETVWRQADHYGVPRIAFINKMDTTGADFYAAVESMKERLGANAVPISLPIGAEQDFEGIIDLIKMKACHYEGDHGIDIVESEIPADMLDKAKEYRAKLIEAVAETDDELMMKYLEGEELTTEEIQAGIRKATIATTMNPVACGSAYKNKGVQELLDAVVAYMPAPTDVPAIKGVNPDTGEADSRPSDDNAPFSALAFKIMTDPYVGKLSFFRVYSGTLEAGSYVYNSTKGKRERVGRILMMHANHRSEIDKVYSGDIAAAIGFKDVTTGDSLCDEKNPIILEKMEFPDPVISVAVEPKTKADQEKMGIALQKLAEEDPTFKVHTDAETGQTIIAGMGELHLDVLVTRMSREFKVESNIGKPQVAYRETIRKEVESEGKFVRQSGGRGQYGHCWLKLEPMEPGSGFTFENKIVGGVIPKEYIGPVQAGVEEAMQTGVVAGYPMVDIKVTVFDGSYHDVDSSEMAFKIAGSMGFKAGAQKAQPVLLEPYMRVDVVVPDEYMGDVIGDLNSRRGKVEGMEPRRGATNIKSFVPLSEMFGYATDLRSKTQGRGNYTMTFDHYEEVPKAVAEEIVAQRSGKKA